A region from the Melioribacter roseus P3M-2 genome encodes:
- the hisG gene encoding ATP phosphoribosyltransferase: MGDNMLNGNLKLALQKNGRLTEKSLNLLKSCDIDIEEYSARLIVTARNYNLDILLLRDDDIPEYVMDGVADIGIVGEDVLYEKKANVDVVRKLGYGKCKLSLAIPESQTLEDLSELNGKRIATSFPNILKSYLTQNNINATVVEISGSVEIAPSLGVADYICDLVSTGNTLKFNKLKKSFDIFSSQAVLIANKNIENDPDKKSQLDNLLVRIDSALTARKSKYLMMNAPKNSLEKIESIIPSLKSPTILPLADPEMVAVHAVIPTSKFWEIYKDLKEAGASGILLLPIENMIV; this comes from the coding sequence ATGGGAGACAATATGTTAAACGGAAATTTGAAACTCGCATTGCAAAAAAACGGAAGACTGACCGAAAAGTCGTTGAATCTTCTTAAAAGCTGCGATATCGACATAGAAGAATACTCCGCCAGACTGATAGTAACTGCCAGGAATTACAATCTCGATATTTTATTGTTGAGGGACGACGATATACCCGAATATGTTATGGACGGCGTGGCGGATATCGGAATTGTAGGAGAGGACGTACTCTATGAAAAAAAAGCAAACGTGGATGTAGTAAGGAAATTGGGATACGGCAAATGTAAACTCTCATTGGCGATTCCCGAAAGTCAAACTCTCGAAGATCTGTCCGAGTTGAACGGCAAAAGAATCGCGACTTCTTTTCCGAATATTTTAAAGAGCTATCTGACGCAGAATAATATTAACGCCACAGTTGTTGAAATCAGCGGGTCGGTCGAAATTGCACCTTCGCTCGGAGTTGCCGATTATATCTGCGATTTGGTGTCTACCGGGAATACTCTTAAATTCAATAAACTCAAAAAGTCGTTCGATATTTTTTCATCGCAAGCTGTTTTGATTGCCAATAAGAATATCGAAAATGACCCGGATAAAAAATCCCAACTCGATAACCTGCTTGTCAGAATCGATTCGGCGTTGACGGCGCGCAAGTCGAAATACTTGATGATGAACGCTCCCAAAAACTCGCTTGAAAAGATTGAGTCTATTATACCTTCGCTTAAGAGCCCTACAATTTTGCCGCTTGCAGACCCGGAGATGGTAGCAGTTCACGCCGTAATCCCGACAAGCAAGTTCTGGGAAATTTATAAAGACCTGAAAGAAGCCGGCGCCTCCGGCATTTTATTATTACCAATTGAGAATATGATCGTATGA
- a CDS encoding metallophosphoesterase family protein: MMMPIAGMNFSFHNFSYFRTKFNKLNKKKQNKKNGFALICFHVSDLHGRQERYEKLFAEIIKEKPEVVLMGGDLLPHGISNNRFISGYLKNKLRTLKEILKKEFPKFLIIMGNDDPKKFEKDFENLSDENLIFYLNLKKISIGDYQFYGYSYVPPTPFRMKDWEKYDVSRYTEPGIIPPEEGYITSQRAQYDIKYSTIKEDIQNYLGNEDLSKSVILFHTPPYNTKLDLVRPVLIENVETDKHAGSIAVRNFIELKQPLITLHGHLHESSCLSGAWHDRIGNTYCFNAAYHKSELSIIKFDLSAPQDAKRILI, from the coding sequence ATGATGATGCCAATTGCCGGTATGAATTTTTCTTTTCATAATTTTTCTTATTTTCGGACGAAATTTAATAAACTTAACAAAAAGAAACAAAATAAAAAAAACGGATTCGCTTTGATTTGTTTTCATGTGTCCGACTTACACGGGCGTCAAGAGAGATACGAAAAATTATTTGCCGAAATTATCAAAGAAAAACCCGAAGTGGTTTTAATGGGCGGCGACCTCTTACCACACGGGATTTCGAATAATCGGTTTATTTCCGGCTATTTAAAAAATAAGCTAAGAACTCTGAAAGAAATTCTTAAAAAAGAATTTCCGAAATTTTTAATTATCATGGGCAACGACGACCCTAAAAAATTTGAAAAGGATTTCGAGAATTTGTCTGACGAGAATTTAATTTTCTATTTGAATCTCAAAAAAATATCCATAGGAGATTATCAGTTTTACGGTTATTCTTATGTGCCCCCGACGCCGTTCCGAATGAAAGACTGGGAAAAGTACGATGTCTCCAGATATACGGAACCCGGCATTATACCGCCCGAGGAAGGTTACATTACAAGCCAACGCGCTCAATACGACATCAAATACTCAACAATAAAAGAAGATATACAAAACTATCTCGGGAACGAAGACCTTTCGAAATCCGTGATACTCTTTCATACTCCTCCGTACAACACTAAACTCGATTTGGTAAGGCCTGTATTAATTGAAAACGTGGAAACCGACAAACATGCGGGAAGCATTGCAGTTCGCAATTTCATAGAGTTGAAGCAGCCTTTGATCACGCTGCACGGTCATCTGCATGAATCTTCGTGCCTGAGCGGCGCATGGCATGACAGAATAGGCAATACATATTGTTTCAACGCGGCATATCATAAGTCCGAACTCTCGATAATAAAATTCGACCTGTCAGCTCCTCAGGATGCAAAAAGAATCCTAATCTGA
- a CDS encoding PEP/pyruvate-binding domain-containing protein: MTAENKPIEILMTELQERTKELNCLYTIEDTLNRSEISLRQAFHTVINTIPSAFLYPNYCKSRIIYGDIVYQTEEFPESKWMISEDIKVQDKTVGRIEVYYLEGVPAKDGSPFLKEEVRLIKTIADRLGHFILHNKLKNVINELQTVRQSVGKTARGEWKVVLDMIRKTDPNLFMSLMRKLLHLLCWKGVEEAELLMKHTSIARKIKIGLNDDVEKEDENKPTKVERIVNYDEYVDTIQRLADENLPDEVILSKIQKWIQEDKSSALIKVVDNQDTSLTEIAEALRKYYHLAPEKFELPPQTIKGLRVSLLRRFFTDQLSFISIAKEYVKLTDFYKLIDKMIFPPQSHGKLGGKSAGLFVASHILRKEASNNDLLKNIKVPNTWYITSDGILNFMQHNNLEEVLEQKYKEIEEVRIEYPHIVQLFKNSEFPPDIVKGLSVALDDFGDVPLVVRSSSLLEDQMDASFSGKYKSLFLANQGSKAERLAALMDAIAEVYASTFSPDPIEYRAERGLLDFHEEMGIMIQEVIGKRVGDYFIPAYAGVAFSVNEFRWSPRIKREDGLLRIVPGLGTRAVDRLSDDYPILISPGQSSIRVNVTPEEVIRYSPKKVDVINLKTNEFETIELEKLLKEIKRDYPAFDHVFSVLDGGMIRMPSIMDDDKSDYVVTFEGLFAKTDFLKKMDTILKTLQARMKTPVDIEFVSDGNDLYLLQCRPQSRSRETSGDPIPKDIPEEKILFNAKKFVSNGKVPEITHIVYVDPQKYSEITDRNKLLKVGRVIGKLNKILPKRKFILLGPGRWGSRGDIKLGVSVTYSDINNTAMLIEIARKKGNYIPDVSFGTHFFQDLVEANIKYLPLYPDDPGIIFNEKFFNESKNILSEILPEYFYLEDTIKVIDVPASKEGMILRVLMNADLEEAVAIFADPTNEVINETEIKTEVENYSPSDHWRWRLKIAENLAQELDADKMGVKGIYLFGSVKNAVSGPGSDIDLIIHIDENKCPRKELAAWLEGWSLCLSQINYMRTGIKSDGLLDVHFITDEDIKNKTSYAVKINALTDAAKPLKVIEKSD, from the coding sequence ATGACTGCGGAAAATAAACCTATCGAAATTTTAATGACTGAGTTGCAGGAAAGGACTAAAGAATTAAATTGCCTTTACACAATCGAAGATACATTAAATCGCTCTGAAATTTCTCTCAGGCAGGCTTTCCATACGGTAATTAATACAATCCCGTCGGCTTTTCTCTACCCGAATTATTGTAAATCCCGAATAATATACGGAGATATTGTCTATCAAACGGAAGAATTTCCCGAGAGCAAATGGATGATATCCGAAGATATTAAAGTACAGGATAAAACGGTCGGGCGCATAGAAGTCTATTACCTCGAAGGCGTGCCTGCCAAGGACGGCAGTCCTTTCCTGAAAGAAGAAGTTCGTTTAATTAAAACGATAGCAGACAGATTGGGACATTTCATACTCCATAATAAATTGAAGAACGTAATTAACGAACTTCAAACAGTTCGTCAATCTGTCGGAAAAACGGCGCGGGGCGAATGGAAAGTTGTGCTCGATATGATACGCAAAACCGATCCGAATCTGTTCATGAGCTTAATGAGGAAATTACTCCATCTCTTGTGCTGGAAAGGCGTTGAAGAAGCGGAATTACTGATGAAACATACGAGCATTGCCCGTAAAATTAAAATCGGTTTGAACGACGACGTCGAAAAAGAAGACGAAAATAAACCTACCAAAGTAGAACGGATTGTAAATTACGACGAATATGTCGATACCATTCAACGTCTGGCAGACGAGAATCTGCCCGACGAAGTTATTTTGAGTAAAATTCAGAAATGGATTCAGGAAGATAAATCGAGCGCGCTTATTAAAGTGGTCGATAATCAGGATACCTCTTTAACGGAAATTGCAGAAGCGCTCAGAAAATATTATCATCTTGCTCCCGAAAAATTCGAGCTGCCGCCGCAAACCATAAAAGGCTTACGCGTGTCCTTGCTCCGCAGATTTTTTACCGATCAACTGAGTTTTATTTCGATTGCAAAAGAATACGTTAAACTGACGGATTTTTATAAGTTGATCGATAAAATGATTTTTCCGCCGCAAAGTCATGGTAAACTTGGAGGCAAGAGCGCAGGGCTTTTTGTAGCTTCTCATATTTTACGAAAAGAGGCTTCGAACAATGACTTACTGAAAAATATTAAAGTACCTAATACTTGGTATATTACTTCCGATGGAATTCTTAATTTTATGCAGCATAATAATTTAGAGGAAGTGCTTGAACAAAAATATAAGGAAATAGAAGAAGTCAGAATCGAATATCCTCATATAGTTCAGTTATTTAAAAATTCGGAATTTCCGCCAGATATCGTAAAGGGTTTGTCTGTAGCATTGGATGATTTCGGGGATGTTCCGCTTGTTGTACGAAGCTCGAGTCTGCTGGAGGATCAGATGGATGCTTCGTTTTCGGGTAAATATAAGAGTTTGTTTTTGGCGAATCAGGGGAGCAAGGCTGAACGTCTTGCGGCATTAATGGATGCCATTGCGGAAGTGTACGCTTCGACCTTCAGTCCCGACCCGATCGAATACAGAGCCGAGAGGGGGCTTCTTGATTTCCATGAAGAAATGGGGATCATGATTCAGGAAGTGATTGGAAAACGCGTAGGGGATTATTTTATTCCAGCCTATGCAGGCGTAGCGTTCAGCGTTAATGAATTCAGGTGGTCGCCCAGAATAAAAAGAGAAGACGGACTCTTGAGAATAGTTCCCGGTCTCGGCACCAGAGCCGTCGACAGACTGAGCGACGACTATCCGATTTTAATTTCGCCGGGTCAGTCCTCAATCAGAGTCAATGTCACTCCCGAAGAAGTAATCCGTTATTCTCCCAAAAAGGTGGACGTTATCAACTTAAAGACGAATGAATTTGAAACGATTGAGCTGGAAAAATTATTAAAGGAAATTAAAAGAGATTACCCGGCATTCGATCATGTTTTTTCGGTTCTCGACGGAGGTATGATACGAATGCCTTCCATAATGGACGACGATAAAAGCGATTATGTGGTCACTTTCGAAGGTCTTTTTGCGAAAACGGATTTTCTCAAGAAAATGGATACGATATTAAAGACATTACAGGCAAGAATGAAAACTCCAGTCGATATAGAATTTGTTTCCGACGGTAACGATTTGTATTTGCTTCAGTGCCGACCTCAAAGCAGAAGCCGCGAAACATCGGGCGATCCTATTCCGAAAGATATTCCAGAGGAGAAAATACTTTTCAACGCAAAAAAATTTGTTTCAAACGGGAAGGTGCCGGAAATAACTCACATTGTTTATGTCGATCCTCAAAAATACTCTGAAATAACGGACAGAAATAAATTATTGAAAGTTGGCAGGGTTATCGGGAAATTGAATAAAATCCTTCCGAAACGAAAATTTATTCTGCTCGGGCCCGGCAGATGGGGAAGTCGCGGGGATATTAAACTGGGCGTCAGCGTTACTTATTCCGACATTAACAATACTGCCATGTTAATCGAAATCGCACGTAAAAAAGGGAACTATATCCCGGATGTGTCTTTCGGCACTCACTTTTTCCAGGATCTTGTAGAGGCTAATATAAAATATCTGCCTCTTTATCCGGACGATCCGGGTATTATTTTCAACGAGAAATTTTTCAATGAATCTAAAAATATCCTTTCGGAAATATTGCCGGAGTATTTCTATCTGGAAGATACTATAAAAGTAATCGACGTTCCCGCATCAAAAGAAGGAATGATTCTGCGTGTATTGATGAACGCCGATCTTGAAGAAGCCGTCGCCATATTTGCCGATCCGACTAACGAAGTAATTAACGAAACCGAAATAAAGACCGAAGTAGAAAATTACAGTCCCAGCGATCATTGGCGATGGAGACTGAAAATAGCGGAAAATCTTGCACAGGAATTGGATGCCGATAAAATGGGAGTAAAAGGAATCTATTTGTTCGGCAGCGTTAAAAATGCAGTTTCGGGTCCCGGCAGCGATATCGACCTTATTATTCATATCGACGAGAATAAATGTCCGCGAAAAGAACTGGCAGCCTGGCTTGAAGGGTGGAGCTTATGCTTGAGCCAAATTAACTATATGCGTACTGGTATAAAATCCGACGGACTCCTCGATGTGCATTTTATTACCGACGAGGATATTAAAAATAAAACGAGTTATGCAGTTAAGATAAACGCTCTTACGGACGCCGCTAAACCATTAAAAGTAATTGAAAAATCAGATTAG